From Mucilaginibacter rubeus, a single genomic window includes:
- a CDS encoding PleD family two-component system response regulator: MSKRILVIDDNEDILEILNIVFQESGYDVILSNTGEAADNIAVIRPDLIMLDVNIVGSEKTGPEICREIKSNYLTADLPVMLVSAETDLDLIAVGCGANSFVRKPFDIYELLMHVKQYLS, translated from the coding sequence ATGTCTAAAAGAATACTGGTAATTGACGACAACGAGGATATCCTTGAAATATTGAACATCGTGTTCCAGGAATCCGGATACGACGTTATCTTGTCCAATACAGGCGAGGCAGCCGACAATATCGCGGTGATTCGCCCGGACCTTATTATGCTGGATGTGAATATTGTTGGATCCGAGAAAACGGGGCCGGAAATTTGCCGTGAGATCAAGTCTAATTACCTAACCGCTGATCTCCCTGTGATGCTGGTTTCAGCCGAAACCGATCTTGACCTGATAGCAGTTGGCTGTGGCGCTAATTCATTTGTAAGAAAGCCATTTGACATCTACGAATTATTGATGCATGTTAAACAATACCTATCTTAG
- a CDS encoding chemotaxis protein CheB: MAAPKHITFPEATSLDRYIVAIGASAGGLEAIHEFFDHMPEDSGLTFIVIQHLSPDYKSLLVELVAKHTRMKVAEAANDMTLQRNCVYIIPNKKLMTIKGHKLKLADKVKDKSPNTAIDTFFFSLASDKKDKAIAVILSGTGTDGTKGIEAIKDAGGMVIVQEPATAKFDGMPNSAITSGNADFILPPAKMNEELRNFISQQISPDLPGKHIDDKLLDELFQLVSTSSGQDFNLYKTPTILRRIARRMLAVDIANVKDYVAYLHNHEQEVKLLAKDFLIGVTKFFRDKAAFEVLAKDIIPEIIAHKQDGELLKVWVCACSTGEEAYSIAVLINDCVKKSGKQLDIKIFATDVDETSIEIAGKNSYPLSVAKEIPAELLKKYFVKDREAYSVIPSIRKQIVFARHNVIKSPPFIKNDLVTCRNMLIYMNTLLQQKVIATFHYSLIKDGFLFLGSSENAAGIKEGITEISGRWKIYQKTGTINYGLHHTYTSVSPSLKLKAKEKDTVPEPEKSPEQEFIELIAEESGPVAVFIDKHFTVKETVGNYRRYLHLPEKKIDLNILNLVSKEIAIVLNTAIRRAWKEHKKTYLNRVRLKRKEEEAFLQIVIKPPGASSQRGLTLIMFTEIKGEFIDKDGIDLSSAGTEQHQEHLLEVEAELNETRANLQMAVEEMETTNEELQSSNEELLSANEELQSGNEELQSLNEELHTLNTEHQAKIRELIELNDDLDNYFKSTDIGQIFIDSNLHIRKFNPAAVKLVNLIEADIGRPINHISSNIQYDNLVNDIHTVLSDAQVVEKEVQLKNGTTNLMRIMPYVRKDKQRDGVVISFIDISVITELNNIISGVFNASSAAILAFKEVRNHHKVTDYQCIAYNNTALALVGKTVADLSTKPSLHSFQDLESISFEQLAKVIETGKALQSELKAHNDKWYQVVTAKMNDGFVVSLNDVTDRKIAEQKLRKNYQELITAREGLKTLNLELEDRVTERTQKLSESEERFNLVAKATNDTIWDWDLVSNTIWRSENFTTMFGYTRNDETNKISFWFDKVHPEDRDRVQDSVYDAINDHAKNWSAEYRFLKSDGNYAYILDRGSILEDEFRTPYRLVGSIIDITSQKAIEIELIKAQSATEELMRKKDEFMSIASHELKTPVTSLKGSLQILQRIARRLDPKDQMVSFINKAERQTQKMTALLNDLLDVTKIQEGKLQLNYSTFDACQMVKESVDEVGLQNNSHRLIFEDECVLEITADRTRLEQVVNNFLTNAIKYSPEAKEVLINCRVEKEQFVAEVKDYGIGIPPNKREFLFDRFYRVQESSSHFSGLGLGLYISAEIVRRHDGSIGVKDNNDQGSTFWFKVPVKPKTR, encoded by the coding sequence GTGGCTGCTCCAAAACATATCACTTTTCCGGAAGCAACTTCGCTGGACCGATATATCGTAGCTATTGGCGCATCGGCCGGTGGGCTGGAAGCTATCCATGAATTTTTCGACCATATGCCCGAAGATTCCGGACTAACCTTTATCGTAATACAGCATTTATCGCCGGACTATAAAAGCCTGTTGGTTGAACTGGTTGCCAAACATACCCGGATGAAGGTAGCCGAAGCAGCCAATGATATGACCTTGCAGCGTAACTGCGTTTATATCATTCCCAATAAAAAGCTGATGACTATTAAAGGCCATAAGCTGAAGCTGGCGGATAAGGTCAAAGATAAATCGCCCAATACCGCGATCGACACCTTTTTCTTCAGCCTGGCGAGCGATAAAAAAGACAAGGCCATAGCAGTCATCTTATCCGGAACCGGAACGGACGGCACTAAAGGTATCGAGGCGATCAAAGATGCAGGCGGCATGGTCATCGTCCAGGAACCTGCTACCGCGAAATTCGACGGCATGCCCAACAGTGCTATCACGTCAGGCAATGCTGATTTTATCCTGCCGCCTGCAAAGATGAACGAGGAACTGCGCAATTTTATCAGCCAGCAGATCAGTCCTGACCTGCCTGGCAAACATATCGATGATAAGCTGCTCGACGAGCTGTTCCAGCTGGTCAGCACTAGCAGTGGTCAGGATTTTAATCTTTATAAAACGCCCACAATCCTGCGCCGGATCGCCCGTCGTATGCTGGCCGTCGATATTGCTAACGTAAAAGATTACGTAGCCTACCTGCATAATCACGAACAAGAGGTCAAACTGCTGGCCAAGGATTTTTTGATCGGGGTCACGAAGTTCTTCCGGGACAAGGCGGCCTTCGAAGTGTTGGCTAAAGATATAATCCCGGAGATTATTGCTCATAAACAGGATGGTGAATTGCTGAAGGTGTGGGTTTGTGCTTGCAGTACCGGAGAAGAGGCCTATTCCATTGCAGTACTAATCAATGATTGTGTCAAAAAATCCGGCAAGCAACTGGATATTAAAATATTTGCCACCGATGTGGACGAAACCAGTATTGAGATCGCTGGAAAAAACAGTTACCCCTTGAGCGTAGCTAAAGAGATTCCCGCCGAACTGCTGAAAAAATATTTTGTTAAAGACCGCGAAGCTTATTCTGTAATTCCGTCTATCCGTAAACAGATCGTATTCGCCAGGCATAATGTCATCAAGTCGCCGCCATTCATCAAAAACGACCTGGTAACCTGCCGGAACATGCTGATCTACATGAACACTTTGTTGCAGCAGAAGGTAATTGCAACTTTTCATTATTCGCTGATCAAAGACGGCTTTTTATTTTTAGGTTCCAGTGAAAATGCCGCTGGGATAAAAGAAGGGATCACTGAAATATCCGGCCGCTGGAAGATCTATCAAAAGACCGGTACTATTAATTATGGTCTGCACCATACTTACACTTCCGTCAGCCCGTCTCTTAAGCTCAAAGCAAAAGAGAAAGACACTGTACCCGAGCCGGAAAAATCACCGGAACAGGAATTTATTGAGTTAATAGCGGAAGAATCGGGACCTGTAGCTGTATTCATTGACAAACATTTTACAGTCAAAGAAACAGTCGGTAATTATCGCCGCTATCTGCATCTGCCTGAGAAAAAGATTGACCTTAACATCCTGAACCTGGTTAGTAAAGAAATAGCCATCGTACTGAATACAGCAATCCGCAGGGCCTGGAAGGAACATAAAAAAACATATCTCAACAGGGTTCGATTGAAGCGCAAAGAAGAAGAAGCATTCCTTCAGATCGTGATCAAACCGCCCGGCGCATCATCACAACGAGGATTAACCCTGATCATGTTTACCGAGATCAAAGGGGAGTTTATTGATAAAGACGGGATCGATCTGAGTTCTGCCGGGACTGAACAGCATCAGGAGCACTTGCTTGAAGTGGAGGCCGAACTGAATGAAACCCGCGCCAACCTGCAAATGGCGGTAGAGGAAATGGAGACTACCAATGAAGAGTTACAGTCAAGTAACGAAGAACTATTATCTGCCAATGAGGAACTACAATCGGGCAATGAGGAACTCCAGTCTTTGAACGAAGAACTTCATACGTTGAATACGGAGCATCAGGCCAAGATCCGGGAGCTTATCGAATTGAACGATGATCTTGATAATTATTTTAAAAGCACGGATATCGGCCAGATCTTTATTGACAGTAACCTGCATATCCGGAAATTCAACCCGGCTGCCGTTAAATTGGTGAACCTGATCGAGGCAGACATAGGCCGTCCGATCAATCATATTTCGAGCAATATTCAATACGATAATCTGGTGAATGATATTCACACGGTCTTATCTGACGCACAGGTCGTTGAAAAAGAAGTGCAGCTTAAGAACGGAACGACTAACCTGATGCGTATTATGCCATATGTCCGTAAGGATAAACAGCGGGACGGTGTAGTCATTTCTTTTATAGATATCTCTGTCATCACGGAGTTGAATAATATCATTTCAGGTGTTTTCAACGCCAGCTCGGCAGCAATCCTGGCTTTCAAAGAAGTGCGCAACCACCACAAAGTAACCGATTACCAATGTATTGCTTATAACAATACGGCTTTGGCATTGGTTGGAAAAACTGTCGCTGACCTTTCAACAAAGCCCTCATTACATTCTTTTCAGGATTTGGAGTCCATTAGTTTCGAGCAATTAGCAAAAGTGATCGAAACAGGGAAAGCACTGCAATCTGAATTGAAGGCCCATAACGATAAGTGGTACCAGGTGGTAACTGCCAAGATGAACGATGGTTTTGTTGTGAGCCTGAATGACGTCACCGACCGGAAAATTGCCGAACAAAAGCTCCGTAAAAACTACCAGGAATTGATCACCGCCCGCGAAGGGCTCAAGACGCTTAACCTGGAATTAGAAGACCGGGTAACGGAACGCACGCAGAAACTCTCGGAAAGTGAGGAACGTTTTAATCTGGTGGCAAAAGCTACCAATGACACCATATGGGACTGGGACCTGGTTAGCAACACGATTTGGCGAAGCGAAAATTTTACGACCATGTTCGGTTATACCCGTAATGATGAAACTAACAAGATCAGCTTTTGGTTTGACAAAGTTCATCCGGAAGATCGCGACCGCGTTCAGGATAGTGTTTACGACGCAATAAATGACCATGCTAAAAACTGGTCTGCTGAGTACCGTTTTTTGAAATCAGATGGTAATTATGCTTATATCCTCGACCGGGGCAGTATCCTGGAAGATGAATTCAGGACGCCTTACCGCCTGGTGGGATCGATCATTGATATTACAAGCCAAAAAGCAATTGAGATCGAACTCATTAAGGCACAGTCCGCGACAGAGGAACTCATGCGTAAAAAGGATGAGTTTATGAGCATAGCCAGCCATGAACTGAAAACCCCGGTAACCAGTTTGAAAGGTTCTCTGCAGATCCTGCAACGCATAGCCAGGAGACTGGACCCAAAAGATCAAATGGTTTCATTCATCAATAAAGCAGAAAGGCAAACTCAAAAAATGACCGCTTTACTCAATGACCTACTTGATGTTACCAAAATCCAGGAAGGTAAATTACAGTTGAATTATAGCACTTTTGATGCTTGTCAGATGGTGAAGGAAAGTGTAGATGAAGTTGGCTTGCAGAATAATTCACACCGTTTGATTTTTGAAGACGAATGTGTGCTAGAGATAACAGCTGATCGTACGCGTTTGGAGCAGGTGGTCAATAACTTTTTGACAAATGCCATAAAATATTCCCCTGAAGCAAAAGAGGTACTGATCAACTGCCGAGTTGAAAAAGAACAATTCGTAGCGGAAGTTAAAGACTACGGCATTGGCATTCCCCCCAATAAAAGGGAATTCCTTTTTGACCGCTTTTACCGTGTCCAGGAATCATCGTCCCATTTTTCAGGTCTTGGCCTCGGTCTTTATATTTCTGCAGAAATTGTCCGTCGCCATGATGGCAGTATTGGTGTAAAGGACAACAACGACCAGGGTTCGACTTTCTGGTTTAAGGTCCCGGTAAAACCTAAAACCCGATGA
- a CDS encoding DUF892 family protein — MMEKQPGGSLQKISLPKQELKSFFISHLNKIYAAKAHLVSNLPQIANEAHFRDLRHAIIETIEDVEKQMAWMEMIFALLDSNINPGNFGGLAGLVDDAFKDIKLHEKKHELRDMSILFYLHNIESMEMASFQILQIAAVKLKNNQIKQLIRENYDEAKADRTLMLLIAAKYITSV; from the coding sequence ATGATGGAAAAACAACCCGGCGGATCTTTACAAAAAATTAGTCTGCCAAAACAGGAACTGAAGTCGTTTTTTATAAGTCACCTCAATAAAATTTACGCTGCCAAAGCGCATTTGGTTTCAAACCTTCCGCAAATTGCCAATGAAGCGCATTTTAGGGATCTTCGACATGCCATAATAGAAACAATTGAAGATGTGGAAAAACAAATGGCTTGGATGGAAATGATATTCGCTTTACTGGACAGCAATATCAATCCCGGAAATTTCGGTGGATTGGCCGGCCTCGTAGATGACGCTTTTAAGGATATTAAACTTCACGAAAAGAAACATGAGCTTCGGGACATGTCCATACTGTTTTATCTGCACAATATTGAAAGCATGGAAATGGCATCATTTCAGATCCTCCAGATAGCGGCGGTTAAATTAAAGAACAACCAAATTAAACAGCTTATCCGGGAAAATTATGATGAGGCAAAGGCAGACAGGACATTAATGCTGCTGATTGCGGCTAAATACATTACTTCGGTTTAG